The Plasmodium sp. gorilla clade G2 genome assembly, chromosome: 3 region aaaccCAATGCTTATGATGCAACTAttggtaatataaataataatattgattatataatatatatatatatatataatgatatatatatatattaatatatgtgcTTATATTTCTCTTAATTTAGGTGGCTTTTTTTGTAGTATCAACAACTTTGATTAtctttgaatattttttttttgatgatGTTTTTATGATATTAAGAGCTAACAACGTAATGAATTATAATTGGAcatttgaataatatgaattatgcaactatttatatatgtagttatatttatatttatgtttatttatttatatatttcttttaggGTTCCTTGGTAAAATTATATTGTCGTTTGGATGTGAAAAAAAGTACCCTAGTTTTGggtaacaaaaataaaataaaatatatatatatatatgtatatatttaaatatagcAACCACTTGTttgtctatatatatatatatatatatatatatgtatctatatgtatatctttatatatgtgtgttatatttatgttaacTTTTTACAGcctataaattaaataaaaacgTTTTTGAAACCCCATTTGAATTAAAAAGACTTTATAATGAGAACGGGTAAGCTCCTAtgatttatgaatatataaactaaaaacaaaaaaaaaacaaaaaaaaaaaaaaaattaaaatatattttttatatgtatataccaCTTTATTCTTTGTGTAGCTATTTAATGAAGCCTTATGCGAAAAATGTTATTATGAATTTTCTTTCTGCTCATGGACGAAcattgaaattaaaaaactaAAGAGCAAACAAAAGGAAAAAgacgaaaaaaaataaaaataatgcgGAATTTTTtagaagataataatttttgatgataagaatataagaacctacatatattataaaatatactatatagaattatattataaacgatttatatatatttatattttttttttttttttttttaaatatttttagttatttaattatgaatgttttcatattttattcataagAGTTCATTTTAATGctttttcataattaaaCTTCCTAAccaaaattttaataagCTCTGTccttaaaattatattttttttttataaataatagttaaaaagaaataaggaatatgaattattaggGGTGGTGATGatgcatataataatatatacatatgtgttagtatttatatgtatgtgtatatatatttacatatttatttatgtaccTCATTTTGAacgttatta contains the following coding sequences:
- a CDS encoding signal peptidase complex subunit 2, putative gives rise to the protein MSGNNVQEEDSIFHVSNLYSETEIKKITQDFISEKIREQNFEEIVKFSNIRIFLSIILIIIGTYCSIFVQYKKNPMLMMQLLVAFFVVSTTLIIFEYFFFDDVFMILRANNGSLVKLYCRLDVKKSTLVLAYKLNKNVFETPFELKRLYNENGYLMKPYAKNVIMNFLSAHGRTLKLKN